The following coding sequences are from one Desulfosporosinus orientis DSM 765 window:
- a CDS encoding aldo/keto reductase has translation MEYVSYGKTGMKVSRFGLGCMRFPSEEKEAIEMVRYAIDHGVNYLDTAFIYKDSEIITGKALKNGYRNKTFLATKSPIWNINKHEDFEKYLDEELMRLGTDHIDVYLLHNMNHGHWEKVKRFDGLTFLDRMVEKGKIVHKAFSIHNTLKAFKEIVDSYDWEMAQIQLNILDVKQQVGVEGLHYAADKGLAVVIMEPLRGGYILNTVPLEAQDLINQYPEKRSLVEWCFRWLYNMPEVSVILSGTSNLQQLKDNLSIFEHSAPNVMSEEDLNLIKMIREAYEAKNSIGCTGCRYCMPCPQGVTIPEIFKLYNSQQLMKSHFIDTVVYQSNLVPAGSGADQCISCGICAEKCPQTLEIPELLQKVHSEFMKSTHTPQK, from the coding sequence ATGGAATATGTATCCTATGGGAAAACAGGGATGAAAGTATCCCGATTCGGCCTTGGCTGCATGCGCTTTCCATCAGAAGAAAAAGAAGCTATTGAAATGGTACGTTATGCTATCGATCATGGGGTGAATTATCTGGATACTGCCTTTATCTATAAAGACAGTGAAATCATTACAGGAAAGGCTTTAAAGAATGGCTACAGAAACAAAACTTTCTTAGCGACGAAAAGCCCTATTTGGAATATCAACAAACATGAAGACTTTGAAAAATATCTCGATGAAGAATTGATGAGGCTTGGGACAGACCATATTGATGTCTACCTTCTGCATAATATGAATCATGGCCATTGGGAAAAAGTCAAGCGGTTTGATGGTCTTACTTTTTTGGATAGAATGGTAGAAAAAGGTAAAATAGTTCATAAAGCTTTCTCTATTCACAATACTTTAAAAGCATTCAAAGAAATTGTTGACTCCTATGATTGGGAGATGGCTCAAATTCAGCTTAATATCCTGGATGTAAAACAACAAGTTGGTGTCGAAGGCTTGCATTACGCAGCTGATAAAGGGCTCGCAGTGGTAATTATGGAACCACTGCGAGGTGGCTATATCTTAAATACCGTTCCCCTGGAAGCACAGGATTTAATCAATCAATATCCTGAAAAGCGTTCTTTGGTGGAGTGGTGTTTCAGATGGCTTTACAACATGCCGGAAGTATCGGTTATTCTAAGCGGTACAAGCAATTTACAGCAATTGAAGGATAATCTGAGCATATTTGAACATTCGGCTCCCAATGTTATGTCAGAAGAAGATTTAAACTTAATTAAAATGATTCGTGAGGCTTATGAAGCCAAAAACAGCATTGGCTGCACCGGTTGCCGGTACTGTATGCCCTGTCCGCAAGGTGTTACTATTCCGGAAATATTTAAGCTATACAATAGCCAACAGCTTATGAAATCCCATTTCATCGATACGGTAGTGTATCAAAGCAATTTAGTTCCCGCAGGGTCCGGCGCTGATCAATGCATATCTTGTGGGATCTGTGCGGAAAAATGTCCGCAGACATTAGAAATTCCAGAGCTATTACAAAAAGTGCATTCCGAATTTATGAAAAGTACACATACACCACAAAAATAG